The DNA window CATGATGAAGATGCCGCCGGGTGCCTTTCCCTCCGCATTGCCAAGGGCCGTGACATAGATGCCATCCGGCCCGCAATGCACCGTGTGCGGCCGGGTGTAGCCGGTCCGTTCGGCCAGCACCTCAGGCTCGATCACCTTCACAATGGTGGGATTGCGCGGGTCAGGCTTCGTATCGAGAATATGAATGCGCGACGAGCGCAGTCCAGGCACCACGAGGTAGCGGCGCTCTACATGAGGGTGAGGCATGTTGGGGCATAGGCAGGACGAACAGGCATTCCAACCGAAATGGTGCAGTTCGTCACCCGTATTGGGCATGGCCACCGACCCGACGATCCGGGCGTAGGACGGTGAAGCCGGGTCGAGATCGACGACGGCGATGCCGTCGGGCTGCTGCCGGTCCGGGTCGAACATGGCCACGTAGGCCAGGGTCTCGGGCGGGGCTTTTTGGGCCAGGCGCGGGGATGGATAGAAACTGGAATCGGGCTGCCAACGCGTCACGACACCCTCCCTGATCGCCCCCTAGGCCCACGGTAAGTGTCTCTATTCTTGTGCTGACATCCGCATCATATCCGATTGTCCAGCTTATGTCGCGTCTCACCGGCTGGTCCCATCAGATCCTGACTGTCAGGCCCCCTTTAGAACCGATCAAATGGGGATAAATTCTCGCTAGAGATGGGGCTTGCCCATGATCGGGTCGGTGTCGGTAGATGACGCTGCGGGTGGGGTCATGATCGCTGCCGTTCCGCCGATTTGGCATGGATCAAACCTAAGCGCTCCGAGCAGGTGTACCAAGGTGCGATCCTCACCGCACGACGCTTTCTCGTATCCAGGAGGGTCCCTTGTCGCTTCGCCCTCATTTCCATGGCGCTGCCCGCACCGTAACCGGCTCCTGCTGGAGACGGAGACGGGCCGCGTTCTGGTCGACCGCGGCATGTTCCAAGGTTTCGAAGGAGGAGAGTAATCTCAACTCCAATCACTTCCCATTCCGCGCCGCTGGGATCGGTGCTCTCTGCCTCACCCATGCGCATATCGACCACAGCGGCCTTGTGCCGAAGCTCGTGAAGGCCGGCTTCGGTGGCCTGCCTACGCAACGCGCCGGTGGTATCTGACATCATCTCAAGGCTTGGCTCTGACGGGACGAAGCCACGGTTCTCTTCGTAGGCCTCCAGGCGCAGGGCACGCTAGGTGGTATCGGTTGCGCCGGGGGAATCCCGCCGGGCGAAGGAGGGTCGATGATGAGGCGCCTCACGCTCACCTGCCTTGCCCTTGCCTGCACCTCGACGATGGCCGTCGCACAATCGGGCCGAGCGCAGCGCGGGCTCACGTTTGCCCAGACGAATTGCTCCCAATGCCATGCCATCGGGCGCGTGGGGGAGAACCCCATTCGGGAGGCGGCAAACAGGAGCGGGTTGCCGTACTCAATACCTGTGGGCCCGCAGAGAGCCTGCTGCTAGGCGAGGGGAGCATCCACGGTGCAGATGACGCCGGTCTGAGGGAATTCGATCCGGGTGGTGCCTCCAAGATCTTGAGACAGGCTCCGCTCGATCAGGCGGGAGCCGAACCCACGCCGCGACGGAGGCCGAACGGCAGGCCCTCCGCGCTCCTCCCATCTCAGATGGAGGCGTGGCTCAGACCCGGTTGCCTGCACGCTCCAGGCGATCCTGATCGCTCCCGTTTCATTCGACAGAGCCCCGTACTTGACCGCATTGGTGGCCAGCTCCTGCAGAGCCATCGCCAGCGCCAGCGCCGTGCGGGGCGGAACGCGAACCCGTGAGCCTGCCAGGTGCAAACGGTCCTCTCCACGGCTGGAATAGGGGGCGACGGCCTGCTCGACGATATCGTACAGATCCGCCCCCTCCCAATTCTCGCGGGTGAGAACGTCATGGGCGCGCGACAGGGCAAACAGGCGCGCCTCGAGCGCCTCCTTGGCCTGATCCGTACTCTCGGCGTTGCGCAGCGTCTGTGAGGCAACCGACTGGACCGTTGCCAGCGTGTTCTTCACCCGGTGGTTCAGCTCGTTGATGAGCAGGCTCTGGTGCTCTTCCGCGACCCGACGGCCGTGAATGTCGATGGACACCCCGAACCAGCGGACGATCTCACCGGTTCGGAGATCCCGGTAGGGCTCGGCCCGAACGAGGAACCAGCGATATTCACCCTCCTTCGAGCGGATCCGATGCTCGACCTCGAACACACCACCCGTGCGTCTCGCTTCCTCGTAGGCTTGCATCGTTACGGCTTCGTCATCCGCATGCACGAAGTCCAGGGCAGTCTGAGCTGCGGTCGTCGGCCCGTTGACTGCTCCGGTGTAGAGAAACCATTGCCGATTGAAGAACTCAGCATTGCCTTCGGCGTCGGTGATCCAGATGATCTGCGGCACTGCGTCGGCCATCAGCCGCAGCCGCTCCTCGCTCTCACGAAGGCGCTCTTCGGACTCCACCTGTTCCGTGATGTCACCATAGAACACCGCCAGACCGTCGCCGACAGGGTAGGCATGCATGGAGATCCAGCTCACCCGACCGTGAGGCCAGACATAGCGATGCCTCATGTTCACGGGCTCCCGGGTTGCCATCGCGCGCCGGAACATATCGCCCAAGGCGGGGTCGGCATCCGGATGGGCCTCCCAGTGGGTCTTGCCGATCACCTCGTCGCGCGGTCGGCCCTCCAGGCGCAACGCCTCGGCGTTCATGTCGATGATCCGGAAATCCTTGTCGAGAAGCGCCAGACTTTCACCCATGCCGTCGAGCACGCCCCGAAGCCGCGTTTCGCTGTCGCGAAGGGCGGCCTCCGTCTTCACCCGGTCGCTTGTTTCCACCACGACCGCGAGCACGCCTCCAGGCCTGCCGCTCTCATCGATCACAGGGCTATAGTCGAGGTTCATCCAAACCCGCTCGGGGACGCCCTTGCGGTAGAGGGTCAGCTCCTGGTCCCGATAGGAGAGTGTGCCGCCGGCCATCCCGACCCGCATCACATTGGCGTTGAAGTCCGCCACTTCCGCCCAGCCTTCGAGAACCTTCGAACCGAGCAGGCGCGGGTGCCGGCTGGCGGCGAACACGGTATAGGCGTCGTTGTAGATCATGATGCCATCCGGCCCCCAGAGAAGCACCATCGGGACGGGCGACCGAAGCATCAGCGCGACCGTGGTCTTCAGGCTTTGCGGCCAGCTGGGAATCGGCCCGAGCGACGTCTCGGACCAGTCATAGCTGCGGATCAAGGCCCCTGTCTCACCTCCATCCTGGAGGAAGTCGAACTGTTGCGGTGTCCTGCTATCCATTGTGCCGCTCCGGGATCCCCGAAGCCTTGCGCTCCCAACGTTGGTGCTGAGAGTGATCAGAGCCTCGGGAGAGATCGGCGCTAACGGTCAGACAACAAGCAAGCTCCGTGCCAATGGGAGCGGATGTTGCGTAGTCCGGCCTGAGGCCTACGCGTTGGGGTGACGGCGAGAGCATGGGCTTGAATGATCGCTTCGAATGGAGAGGCTTGCATCCTTTCTAGCGCCTTCTCAGGACACAGCAATGGTGCGTTGCAACATTTAGGCCCCCACCACGATCCACCTTAGTCCGTCCGCCTCTCTGCGGTTGGCAAATTACGGCAAAGCGCCAGGCTTCTCTTTCAGGTGAATTCGCATAACGATATCCTGGTCGTAGTTCCCGAACCCACGACCGAAGATGTTGATGCCGCCAGGGTGCCGAGCCGTATCATCGATCCCGATCCGAAGGCGAATTCCATGGTGCTTATCGAGTTCCAGCTTGTCGAGCGTCACGTCGGATATCTGAACATCGTTGACCGATGTCCCGCTTCGGCTGATCTGCCAGGTGACCAGCTTGCCGTATTGCGAGCCTTCCAGCTTCCACCATTGCGGCGTGTAGAGCCCGCGTTTGTCGCCGAAATCACTCGGCGAGATCCAGCTTCCCACCTTCACATTGTTGATCCAGAGACTGATGTCCGAGGGCCAGTCCAGACTCGTGCCCGGAACTTCGGACGATAGTTCCATGACGAACTCAAGCCTGTCGATCTTGGCGCCAAGAACCTTGCCGTTGTTGGGAAACTTGTACTCGACGAAGCCTCGTCTGAACCAGATCAGCGACGCATTCATGCGGTGTGGGTCGAGGAAGAGGTCGGGCACATCAAGGACGCCGAGAACGCTCTCCGTCGAGCAGAGCCCACAGGGAGCGCTCACATCGCAGCTTGTATAAAGCCCGATGGGCATGGAAACCTCGATGTGGTCCTTGCTCTTGAGTGGATCCTGATCGTCAAACCGGATGATGATCTCGTCATAACGGATCGAGCAGATTTTCTGCTGGCCTTTGGACGCCTTGATCGTCTCCGTTTCGATAAGCCCGGCACGCTCGAGAACTTGAACGTGGGTTGCGATCGTGGATTGAGGTAGATCCAGAGCATCGCTGATCTCGTTCACATTCAGTGGCCCTCGTGCCCGCAAGAGCTTGAGGATCCGAATCCGGCCCGGTGAGGCGATCCCCCGCAATGTCTCAGAGCTCTCCTCGGCGACCAGGGTCAGGAATTTTCGTTTGAATGCCGACATGCGGTCGCTCAGCTCAAGGGTTATAGACGGCGTTTCGCCCTCTCAGTGAGCCTCATATGTATCGAAAGTTTCGATATGTATCAATGCTACTGTTGACCGATGCCAGAAACTCGGGGCTAACTAAGAAAAAAGATAATAATCAAACCTGGAGGAGCGCCAATGCGAATTCTGCGCATGCTTACCGTTGCCACTGGTCTGGCCCTGGCAGCGACCACCGCACTGTCCCAAACCAACGTCCCGGGTGTACCGCGAAACGAGACGATCATCCTCGAGAATCCCGAGGGGACGATCAAGAACCCTGGATGGTTTAACATCTGGACCATCAATGCCGGCGGGCAATACACCGGACTGCATCAACTCGCGCTTGATACGCTCTGGTACATCGATCCCGAGCGGGGGCTGGACGGGGTCTGGGAGAATTCCCTTGCCGCCGAGAAGCCGATCTACAATGCAGATTTCACCGAGATGACGGTCAAGCTGCGTCCGGGAATCTACTGGAGCGACGGCGTAGAGTTCACGGCCGACGATCTCATCTACACGGTCGAGACCCAAATCAAGAATCCCGGCATGCGCTGGAGTGCTCTGCTGGGGCTGAATGTCGAGAGCGTGTCGTCGCCCGAGCCGTGGACGGTTCGGTTCAAGCTGAAGAAGCCGAACTCGCGATTCCACTCGCTCTTCACTGTCAGGTTCAATGCAATCTGGATGATGCCGAAGCATGTCTTCGAGAAGGCGGCCGATCCCCAGAGGTTCGATTTCAATCCACCGGTTTCACTCGGCGCCTATAAGCTTCACAGCTTCGACCCCGATGGGAAATGGTACATCTGGCAGAAGCGCGACGACTGGCAGCGCACCACGCTCGGTCGTTACGGCGAGCCTGGGCCGAAATATGCGGCCTATATCGATCCGGGTCCTCCTGACAAACGCGTGATCGCTCAGCTCAACCATAACCTGGACGTCGTGCATGACATCGCGCCCGAGGGCATGTTCACCCTGACCAAGCAGTCACCAAGCCTCAAGACGTGGTTCCCGAACTTCCCGTTCGCCCACCCTGACCCGACCCTTCCGTCCGTGATCTTCAACATGCAGAACCCTGCGTTCCAGAACAAGGACGTGCGGTGGGCTCTGGCTCTCCTGATCGATATCAAGGCAGTCTCGATGGCGTCCTATCGCGGAGCGGCAACGCTTTCCCCGATCGGAATTCCGCCGACCGGAACTCATCCGGACGATTACCACATCCCCCTCCAGGAGTGGCTTGCGTCGTACGAGATCGACACGGGCAAAAGCAAGGTCAAGCCGTACGATCCGAACATCGGGAACCAAATCGCCGATATGCTGCGTCCCACGATGAAGGAGCAGATCCCGACCGATCCTGCGGAGATCAGAAAAGCCTTCGGCTACGGCTGGTGGAAGCCGAACCCGCAGGCGGCCACCGAGCTCCTCGAAAAGGCCGGTTACACGAAACGCGGCAATGCCTGGTACACGCCCGATGGCAAGCCGTTCTCCATCAAGCTCATGGTCGAGGGCGATTCCCGCCCGATCCTGACCCGAGCCGGGACCATGATCGTGCAGCAGTGGCGTCAATTCGGCATCGATGCGAAGACGGAGGTCGCCCAGGGCACCACGATGCTCGACCGACGTATCGCCGGCGACTTCGAGACGCTGATTTCCTGGAGCGTCGAAACCTACGGCGGCCATCCTGACCTGTCGTTTTTCCTCGATAGCTGGCACTCCCAGTTCGTCGCAGCGCCGGGCAAGACGCAATCTCCTCGCAACTGGCAGCGCTGGAGCAATCCGGACCTCGACAAGATCATCGAGGAGGTGCGCCGGATCTCCTTCGACGACAAGAGGACGGTCGAACTCGGCCGCGATTACGCGAAGCTCATCGTTCGCGAGATGCCGATCATTCCGCTGATGGCCTACAATGTCTTCACGGCCATGGATGAGACCTACTGGACGGGATATCCGACGGCAGAGAATCCCTATGCCAACCCCGTGCCGAACTGGGGCAACTCCCGCTCGATGATGGTGAGGCTGAAGCCCAAGCAGCAGTAGCGCTCCGACATCTCCTTCATCCATGAAGACAAGGAGCGGTTCATGAAGGCTTACCTGGCCTATCTGTCCAAGCGGCTCGTGCAGTTCGCGGTCGTCGTCTTCGTCGGGATCAACATCACCTACCTGGTGACCCATATGACCCCGATCAATCCGGTCGAGCAGTCGATCTCGGCCGCGACGTCCTACGGGGCAACCAGTCCGGAAGCCATCGAGATGATGCGGCAGTCCCTGCGTCAGCTCTATGGTCTCGAGGGCACGCCCTGGGAGCAGTACGTCAGCTTCTGGAAGCGGGTTCTGGTCGGCGACTTCGGGCCCTCCTTGTCGGCCTTCCCAACTCCGGTCTCGCAGCTCATCCTGCGGGCCCTTCCCTGGACTGTCGGGCTCCTGCTGGTCTCGACGCTCCTGACCTGGTTTCTCGGCAACTTGCTTGGCGGCCTCGCGGGATACTATCGGAACAGCCGCATCCTTCGGGCATTCGGCGTCCTCAGCATGGGGCTTCACCCCATCCCGTACTACGTGGTCGCCTTTGTTCTTCTCATCATCTTCGGCTTCCTCTGGCCGGTTCTGCCGATCAGCGGAGGCGCCACGATGGCGTCAGACCGGTCCAATACCTTGGCATTTGCCCTTGATGTCACCGTGCACTCGATCCTGCCCGTCCTCTCGCTGATGGCCGTCGGCATCGGAGGCTGGTTCATGGGCATGCGCTCGCTCGTGTCCAACATTGTGACAGAAGATTACGTGGTTTACGCTGAACTGGCCGGCGTCAAGCGCAGCAAGATCATGCGGTCCTATGTGATGCGCAATGCGCTTGGCCCTCAGGTCACGGGTTTGGCCTTGCAGCTTGGTGCGATCTTCAACGGTGCGATCATCACCGAGCAGGTCTTCGGTTACCCGGGCGTCGGATCGCTCCTGATCAGCGCGGTGCATTCCGGTGACTACAGCTTGGTTCTCGGCATTACCACCGTTTCGATCGTGGCCGTCTCCGCGGCTGTTCTTCTGATCGATCTTCTCTATCCGTTGATCGACCCGCGCGTGGAGGCACGCTGATGAACACGCTGAGAATCCTGCGCGACCTCCTGCGCTACAACGCCGAGTTCGCCATCGGACTGTTCCTGGTGCTCATCGTGGCGGCCATTGCGCTCTGCTCCTTCTTCTCGCCCTATCCGCCGATGGACGTCTATGTCGTGCCGCCCGACGTGCCGCCGTCCTGGGAGCATCCGCTAGGAACGACCTCGCGGGGTCAGGACGTGTTCTGGCAGCTCACCTTCGCAATCCGGAACACGCTTCTGTTCGGCATCGTGGTGGCGTTCCTCAGCCGGATCATATCCCTCGCGGTCGGACTCATCTCAGGGTACAAGGGCGGTTGGGTGGATCGGATCCTGATGTCGATCAACGATACGTTCGTCGTCGTGCCGCTCTTTCCCATCCTGGTTCTGTTCTACTTCATCATGCGGGATCAGATGACATGGGCGATGCTGGCGATCATCACGGCGTTGCTGGGATGGGCCTACGATGCGCGGCTGATCCGGTCCGTCGCGATGAGCCTGCGGACCCGCGAGTTCACCCGCCAGGCCGTGTTCTCCGGCATGAGTACAGGCAAGATCGTTCTCCAGGAACACCTGCCGTTCGTCCTGCCGATCGTGTTCTCGACGACCATGAACAATATCAACTGGTCGATCGGCATCGAGGTGACGCTGTCGGTTCTGGGTTTCACGGACATCAACACTCCCACCATCGGCGGTATGATCTATTGGGCGAACCAGCACACTGCCTTGGTTTCCGGAATTTGGTGGTGGGTCACGTTCCCGGTCCTTCTCGTGATCATGCTGTTCATCGGGCTGTTCCTGCTGGCCATATCAATGAACGAGTATATCGATCCCCGCAGCCGCCTAAGCCGTCTTGGAGGGCAGGCATGATCGCAGAACTTCGAGCGATTTCTTCGCCCAACGAACTGAGTACGCCGCAGACCGTGCCGCTGCTCACGGTCGACCGGCTGAAGGCTTATTACAAGGTGAAGCTGTTCGGGGTCGATCGTGAAGTCCGTGCGGTCGATGACATCAGCCTGATGATCAACCGCAACGAGATCTACGGTCTGGCCGGCGAGTCGAGTTCCGGCAAGAGCTCTCTCATCAAGACCATCGCGGGGGCAATCCGCCCCCCGCTCAGGGTGGTCGAAGGCTCGGTGCGCTTCGCGTTCAGCGACGGGGAACGGGACATCTACAAGCTTTCGCCGCAGGAACTGTCGGCAATTCGCTGGAGCCGCCTGTCCTATATCATGCAGGGGTCCATGAGCGTGCTGAATCCGGTGCGGCGGATCAGGCACGCCTTCGAAGACTTCGCGCTGCCGCACGTGAGCGCGAAGGGCGCGGACTTTACCCGTCTCGTGGAGCGGCACCTGAGCCGACTCCACCTTGATCCCGCGGTTCTCCAGGCCTATCCGCACGAACTGTCCGGCGGCATGCGGCAGAGGGTGACCATTGCCCTCGCGACGGTCTGCAATCCGGAGTTCATCATCGCCGACGAGCCGACGACGGCTCTGGACGTGATCGTGCAGAAAGGCGTCCTCTCCATGATAAGGGAGATCCAGCAGGAATTCGGATCTTCTGTCCTGTTCGTGACCCACGATATGGCGGTTCACGCCAACCTGACCGACCGCCTCGGCATCATGTACGCGGGCCGGTTGGTCGAGGAGGGTCGTACCAGGGACGTATTCAAGAAACCGCTGCACCCCTACACGGCGCATCTGATCTCCAGCCTGCCGCGCATCGGGGACGAGGCGCCGAAAAAGGCTCTCGAAGGTTCTCCTCCGAGTTTGGCCGACCCTCCGCCGGGGTGCCGCTTCCACCCCCGCTGCCCCCTCGCCATCGAGGTCTGCCGCCGCGAGGCTCCGCCCATGGTCGAAATCCTGCCCGGGCATCGGACGGCCTGCCACGTTGCTCAAGCCGACCCTGCCAGGGTCCGGACGGTCGCATAAGGAGGCGAGCGCATGAGGCCGAACCTTCTGGACGTCGAGCACGTCAACAAGATCTTCACACGAGGTGGCTTCGTGTCGCGGAGGGTGAACCATGCCGTGCACGATGTCAGCTTTTCGCTCACGGCAGACAAGCCTGAGGTGTTCACCATCATCGGTGAATCGGGCAGCGGCAAGACGACCCTCGCAGGCATGATCCTGAACAGCATTGCTCCCACCACGGGACGAATCCGCTTCCAAGGGCGGGATCTTCGCGACCTCCGCAGCCGGAGCGCACGGCTCGACTTCATGAGTCATGTGCAGGCAATCTTCCAGAACCCGTTCGATGCGTTCAATCCATTGAAGCGCGTCGATCGCTATCTGTTCAGTGCGGCGCAGCGATTCACGGAGTGCCGGACGCCCACGGCATCGGCCGAGCGAGCGGACGAGGCGCTGCACAAAGTCGGCCTGTCGCTTGCCGAGGTCCAGGGGCGTTACCCGCACGAGATGTCGGGCGGCCAACTCCAGCGTGTTGCCATCGCTCGTGCGCTCGTGTCCAACCCGTCCCTCATCGTCGCTGACGAACCGGTCTCGATGATCGACGCGTCGCTGCGCATGACGGTGATCAACCTGTTCAAGAAGCTCCGCGACGAGTTCGGAGTGTCGATCATCTACATCACGCATGATCTCGCCACGGCCTATTACATCAGCGACCGCTTGATCATCATGCAGAAGGGCCGGGTGGTGGAGGGCGGCGATGCCCGGACCGTGCTGGCAGCCCCGCAGCATCCTTATTCGATCAAGCTTCGCCAGGCAGTTCTGTCGGTCGATGACGCTTGGCGGGACGACAGGTTCACGGGTGGCGTGCCTGCCGTCGCAACCTGACCCATTCCCACTCTCAACGATGGCTCACGGCAGTGAGCTTGCAGCCTCCTCACTGATCGGAGTCTCTCCATGAAAGAAGCCAAAGTCACCATCGACCGCGATTTCTCCATTGCGGAAACGGATCCCCGTCTCTTCGGCGCATTCGTCGAGCATCTGGGGCGGTGCGTCTACGGGGGAATCTACGAGCCCGGGCATCCGACCGCTGACGAGCGCGGGTTCCGGCAGGACGTGCTCGAACTCGTCCGTGAGCTTGCCCCGACCATCATCCGCTATCCCGGTGGAAATTTCGTTTCAGGATACAACTGGGAAGATGGGGTCGGCCCGGTGGAGAACCGCCCGCGCAGGCTCGATCTCGCCTGGATGTCCACCGAGCCGAACACGTTCGGGACCAACGAGTTCATGGACTGGTGTCAGGCAGCCGGCGTCGAGCCCATGATGGCGGTGAATCTCGGCACCCGCGGCCCCGATGATGCTCGCCGCCTTCTGGAGTACTGCAACTTTCCTGGCGGGACGGAACTGTCGGATCTGCGCCGTGCCCATGGCTGGGAGAAGCCGCACAACGTGAAATTCTGGTGCCTGGGCAACGAGATGGACGGCCCATGGCAGATGGAGACCAAGACCGCATGGGAATATGGGCGAATTGCCGCCGAGGCGGCCAAGCTCATGAAATGGATCGATCCAACGATCGAACTGGCGGCCTGCGGCTCCTCTTCGCGCAACATGCCGACCTTCGGAAGTTGGGAGGACACAGTGCTCGACCACTCGTTCGAGCACGTCGAGTACATCTCCCTGCACACGTACCTGAACAACTATGCGGATGATACTGCAGCCTTTCTCGCAAGTCCGGATCTGATGGACAGCTTCATCGAAGAGGTCGTGGCGATTGCCGACGCGGTCGCCGCCCGTCGTCGTTCACCCAAGCGCATCATGCTGAGTTTCGACGAATGGAACGTCTGGTATCGTACTCGGCGCAAGAATGAGGGGCGGGTGAAGCTCGGATGGCCGGTCGCGCCACAGATCCTCGAGGAAATCTACAACATGCAGGATGCACTTGCCTTCGGGGGAGCCTGCATATCGCTTCTCAACCATGCGGACCGGGTCAAGTCGGCCTGCCTCGCGCAGCTGGTGAACGCCATCGCGCCCATCATGACGGAGACCGGCGGGCCTGCCTGGCGGCAGACGATCTTCTATCCGTTCAAGGACATGAGCACTTTCGGCCGCGGCACCGTGCTGCAAACGAAGGTGAGCTCGCCCACCTACGAGACGACCTACTACGATCCGCGCGGCACGTCCGACCTCCGGTTCCCGATCTCGGCAGTGCCGTATCTCAAGGTGTCGGTCGTGCACAATCACGAGGACGATTGCGTCACCATCTTTGCGCTCAACCGAAGCCTCGACGCGAGCCTGTCGGTGGAAGCCCTCGTCCGCGGCTTTGACGGCTTGACGGTCAAGGAGGCACATCAAATGCGCAATGACGATCTGATGGCCGTCAACACGAAGGATGCGCCGGATACGATCGCGCCGACTCCGCTCGAGGGGGTCGAGATCTGGGACGAGACGGTGAAGGTCAAGCTCGCGCCGGCTTCCTGGAACGTCATCCGGCTGGGTGTTCAGAAACAATAGGCGCCGGAACAAGGCTGACGCGGCGGGATCGGAAATCGGACCCGCCGCAGCGCCTGCCTGTCCCGTCTCCAAAGGGCCCCGGTCCGCTGCACTCTATTCGCCGTAAACCTCAACGCTTCCGAGCCCGCCGATGTCGAAGCGGAAAGTGAAGGGGCCGCTTGGGAAACGCGTCGTGACGATGCTGCCGGTCATGACGATGTCGCCCTTTCGCAGGGTGCGGCCCGAGGCCGCGAGGTGGTTTGCCAACCATGCCAGGGGTATGAAGGGATGTCCGAGCGCATCCGCCCCGTGTCCGCGTCCGATCTCCTCCCCGTCCTGATAGGCAATCCCTTCCGTCTCATCCAGGCGGGCGGGAGGTGGCACAAAGTCTCCCAGTACGACGCCCGCATTCCAGGAATTGTC is part of the Microvirga terrae genome and encodes:
- a CDS encoding ABC transporter ATP-binding protein, whose product is MRPNLLDVEHVNKIFTRGGFVSRRVNHAVHDVSFSLTADKPEVFTIIGESGSGKTTLAGMILNSIAPTTGRIRFQGRDLRDLRSRSARLDFMSHVQAIFQNPFDAFNPLKRVDRYLFSAAQRFTECRTPTASAERADEALHKVGLSLAEVQGRYPHEMSGGQLQRVAIARALVSNPSLIVADEPVSMIDASLRMTVINLFKKLRDEFGVSIIYITHDLATAYYISDRLIIMQKGRVVEGGDARTVLAAPQHPYSIKLRQAVLSVDDAWRDDRFTGGVPAVAT
- a CDS encoding ArsR/SmtB family transcription factor is translated as MSAFKRKFLTLVAEESSETLRGIASPGRIRILKLLRARGPLNVNEISDALDLPQSTIATHVQVLERAGLIETETIKASKGQQKICSIRYDEIIIRFDDQDPLKSKDHIEVSMPIGLYTSCDVSAPCGLCSTESVLGVLDVPDLFLDPHRMNASLIWFRRGFVEYKFPNNGKVLGAKIDRLEFVMELSSEVPGTSLDWPSDISLWINNVKVGSWISPSDFGDKRGLYTPQWWKLEGSQYGKLVTWQISRSGTSVNDVQISDVTLDKLELDKHHGIRLRIGIDDTARHPGGINIFGRGFGNYDQDIVMRIHLKEKPGALP
- a CDS encoding ABC transporter ATP-binding protein, yielding MIAELRAISSPNELSTPQTVPLLTVDRLKAYYKVKLFGVDREVRAVDDISLMINRNEIYGLAGESSSGKSSLIKTIAGAIRPPLRVVEGSVRFAFSDGERDIYKLSPQELSAIRWSRLSYIMQGSMSVLNPVRRIRHAFEDFALPHVSAKGADFTRLVERHLSRLHLDPAVLQAYPHELSGGMRQRVTIALATVCNPEFIIADEPTTALDVIVQKGVLSMIREIQQEFGSSVLFVTHDMAVHANLTDRLGIMYAGRLVEEGRTRDVFKKPLHPYTAHLISSLPRIGDEAPKKALEGSPPSLADPPPGCRFHPRCPLAIEVCRREAPPMVEILPGHRTACHVAQADPARVRTVA
- a CDS encoding ABC transporter substrate-binding protein, encoding MRILRMLTVATGLALAATTALSQTNVPGVPRNETIILENPEGTIKNPGWFNIWTINAGGQYTGLHQLALDTLWYIDPERGLDGVWENSLAAEKPIYNADFTEMTVKLRPGIYWSDGVEFTADDLIYTVETQIKNPGMRWSALLGLNVESVSSPEPWTVRFKLKKPNSRFHSLFTVRFNAIWMMPKHVFEKAADPQRFDFNPPVSLGAYKLHSFDPDGKWYIWQKRDDWQRTTLGRYGEPGPKYAAYIDPGPPDKRVIAQLNHNLDVVHDIAPEGMFTLTKQSPSLKTWFPNFPFAHPDPTLPSVIFNMQNPAFQNKDVRWALALLIDIKAVSMASYRGAATLSPIGIPPTGTHPDDYHIPLQEWLASYEIDTGKSKVKPYDPNIGNQIADMLRPTMKEQIPTDPAEIRKAFGYGWWKPNPQAATELLEKAGYTKRGNAWYTPDGKPFSIKLMVEGDSRPILTRAGTMIVQQWRQFGIDAKTEVAQGTTMLDRRIAGDFETLISWSVETYGGHPDLSFFLDSWHSQFVAAPGKTQSPRNWQRWSNPDLDKIIEEVRRISFDDKRTVELGRDYAKLIVREMPIIPLMAYNVFTAMDETYWTGYPTAENPYANPVPNWGNSRSMMVRLKPKQQ
- a CDS encoding ABC transporter permease, with the protein product MNTLRILRDLLRYNAEFAIGLFLVLIVAAIALCSFFSPYPPMDVYVVPPDVPPSWEHPLGTTSRGQDVFWQLTFAIRNTLLFGIVVAFLSRIISLAVGLISGYKGGWVDRILMSINDTFVVVPLFPILVLFYFIMRDQMTWAMLAIITALLGWAYDARLIRSVAMSLRTREFTRQAVFSGMSTGKIVLQEHLPFVLPIVFSTTMNNINWSIGIEVTLSVLGFTDINTPTIGGMIYWANQHTALVSGIWWWVTFPVLLVIMLFIGLFLLAISMNEYIDPRSRLSRLGGQA
- a CDS encoding ABC transporter permease; amino-acid sequence: MKAYLAYLSKRLVQFAVVVFVGINITYLVTHMTPINPVEQSISAATSYGATSPEAIEMMRQSLRQLYGLEGTPWEQYVSFWKRVLVGDFGPSLSAFPTPVSQLILRALPWTVGLLLVSTLLTWFLGNLLGGLAGYYRNSRILRAFGVLSMGLHPIPYYVVAFVLLIIFGFLWPVLPISGGATMASDRSNTLAFALDVTVHSILPVLSLMAVGIGGWFMGMRSLVSNIVTEDYVVYAELAGVKRSKIMRSYVMRNALGPQVTGLALQLGAIFNGAIITEQVFGYPGVGSLLISAVHSGDYSLVLGITTVSIVAVSAAVLLIDLLYPLIDPRVEAR
- a CDS encoding PAS domain-containing sensor histidine kinase codes for the protein MDSRTPQQFDFLQDGGETGALIRSYDWSETSLGPIPSWPQSLKTTVALMLRSPVPMVLLWGPDGIMIYNDAYTVFAASRHPRLLGSKVLEGWAEVADFNANVMRVGMAGGTLSYRDQELTLYRKGVPERVWMNLDYSPVIDESGRPGGVLAVVVETSDRVKTEAALRDSETRLRGVLDGMGESLALLDKDFRIIDMNAEALRLEGRPRDEVIGKTHWEAHPDADPALGDMFRRAMATREPVNMRHRYVWPHGRVSWISMHAYPVGDGLAVFYGDITEQVESEERLRESEERLRLMADAVPQIIWITDAEGNAEFFNRQWFLYTGAVNGPTTAAQTALDFVHADDEAVTMQAYEEARRTGGVFEVEHRIRSKEGEYRWFLVRAEPYRDLRTGEIVRWFGVSIDIHGRRVAEEHQSLLINELNHRVKNTLATVQSVASQTLRNAESTDQAKEALEARLFALSRAHDVLTRENWEGADLYDIVEQAVAPYSSRGEDRLHLAGSRVRVPPRTALALAMALQELATNAVKYGALSNETGAIRIAWSVQATGSEPRLHLRWEERGGPAVRPPSRRGFGSRLIERSLSQDLGGTTRIEFPQTGVICTVDAPLA